A region from the Alnus glutinosa chromosome 5, dhAlnGlut1.1, whole genome shotgun sequence genome encodes:
- the LOC133868187 gene encoding uncharacterized protein At4g04775-like, translating to MSVNSDASIPHLCYCGVHARLRYSWTSDNPGRKWYGCIKYKKAGDCDFFKWADNKMISYEKRLEEHMRDMEKGRRADIEEVEKKTMANIDRLEKLIETKHKEQYERLRLELGLCQNNRKMFWSAVVIILGIVIYFSSIAVLKLAT from the exons ATGTCGGTAAATAGTGATGCGTCAATACCCCATTTATGTTACTGTGGAGTGCATGCACGTCTAAGGTACTCGTGGACTAGTGACAACCCCGGAAGAAAGTGGTATGGCTGTATAAAGTAtaag AAAGCTggggattgtgatttttttaagtggGCTGATAACAAAATGATTTCTTATGAGAAGAGATTGGAGGAACATATGCGAGACATGGAGAAAGGGAGACGGGCCGATATTGAGGAAGTTGAGAAGAAGACAATGGCTAATATTGACAGACTTGAGAAGCTGATTGAAACAAAACACAAGGAACAATATGAGAGACTTCGGTTGGAGTTGGGTCTATgtcaaaataatagaaagatGTTTTGGTCAGCAGTAGTTATCATTTTGGGCATTGTAATTTATTTCAGTAGTATAGCGGTTCTGAAGTTAGCTACTTGA
- the LOC133868892 gene encoding protein FAR1-RELATED SEQUENCE 1-like, producing MMSCNNSHLKSEGAISTFEVIEYVAVGDNLIEKTFLVYFNEDELEVKCTCVLFEVRGILCRHSLSVLRTKKVTTLPQRYVLDRWRKDIKREYSKVKSSYDAIGDNPHAQIYDKVRNNVEELLSLASVNTEERCMELMKRMDQLKELWRCENQSSIVASSSCQKVLSPHKVTCKGRPRTKRKVAIIETVVKKSNVSSKPPRDNNAKTKRRKNQASKSTENQDDTSQSPLPSVPSAAHDHSTQDSVASSSTVAHTFSGHHHSILSQVNLSIDPINLLSTLISQHKYQEAFTTALQMRDVSIVNWLCSQVDIQWVLTMEPLPLSQEVLLQLL from the exons atgatgtcCTGTAATAACTCTCATCTCAAAAGTGAAGGTGCAATTTCTACGTTTGAAGTTATTGAATATGTTGCCGTTGGAGACAATTTAATAGAAAAGACATTTCTTGTTTACTTCAATGAAGATGAATTGGAAGTGAAGTGCACATGTGTGTTGTTTGAAGTAAGAGGCATCTTATGTAGGCATTCACTTTCCGTGTTACGGACAAAGAAAGTGACAACTTTGCCACAAAGATATGTTCTTGACAGATGGAGGAAGGATATTAAGCGAGAGTATTCGAAGGTTAAGAGTAGTTATGATGCCATTGGTGATAATCCACATGCCCAAATATATGACAAGGTGAGAAACAATGTTGAGGAATTACTGTCGCTCGCATCAGTAAACACGGAGGAACGTTGCATGGAACTAATGAAAAGAATGGATCAATTAAAGGAGTTGTGGCGTTGCGAAAATCAATCTTCTATTGTCGCATCTTCTAGTTGTCAAAAGGTGCTTAGTCCTCATAAGGTTACATGTAAAGGGAGGCCACGAACAAAGAGAAAGGTGGCTATTATAGAAACAGTGGTGAAGAAATCCAATGTATCAAGCAAGCCACCAAGAGACAACAATGCTAAAACGAAGAGACGAAAAAATCaa gccTCCAAATCAACAGAAAATCAAGACGACACTAGTCAATCTCCGTTGCCTTCTGTACCTTCTGCAGCTCACGATCATAGTACTCAG GATTCCGTCGCTTCGTCATCGACAGTTGCTCACACCTTCAGTGGTCACCATCATTCTATTCTTTCTCAg GTGAATTTGTCGATTGACCCCATAAATTTGTTATCCACATTGATAAGCCAACACAAATACCAAGAGGCTTTCACTACAGCCTTACAAATGCGTGATGTGTCAATTGTGAATTGGCTATGCTCCCAG GTTGATATACAGTGGGTCTTGACTATGGAGCCTCTCCCTTTGAGTCAAGAAGTATTGCTTcagttgttgtag